The genomic window TTTCTAATAATGAAGATTTTAAGGATATTGTTGCTGGTAATAAGGATATTGAATCTGAGTTAGTAATGCTTATGAGTGTTATATGTGAATTTTTGTGGGATAAAGATACAGGTTGTGTTAGTTTACTTCGTGATAATTATGAGTCAACTATCCTTGATAAAGCACAGGGTATTGATTTGGAGATTATTGCTGATTATTTTGGTATATATCGTATTCCTGCAACTTATAGTGCTGTTGATGTAACTTTTGAATTTGGTAGTCCTTTACCAAATACTGTTATTATCCCAAAAGATGTTAGAGTTGCAACTAGTAATAGTGCGGATTGTATTGTGTATAAAACGCAAGAGGCAGTTACTATTCCTGCGGGTGCTACTGAATATGTTATTAATTGTGTTTCTATGACTCCAGGTTATGCTGGTCGTGTTGGTGCTGGTGAGATTAGTGTTATTATTGATTCTTTGAATCTTGGTGTTAATACTACTGTTTATAATATGAATGCTAGTAGTGGGGGTGTTCCTCGTGAGTCTGATGATGAGTTACGTACTCGTATAAGAAATTGGGCATATAATATTCCGAGAACAACTAGTTCTGCATATAGTAGTTATCTTCGTAGTTTGAATGGGATTAAAGGTGCGAGATTAATTCCAAAATGGAATGGTAATGGTACTTTAAAGATTGTTGTTGCTCCTGGTGATGATTATCTTATTCGTCGTATTCAAGAGGATGTTGAATCTGATATTTGTAGTGTTGATGATGATGTTACTGTTGTTCCTGCAAAGAATATTAGTGTGGATATTAGTGTTGTAATTAATACTGATATTGATTTAGAAATTCCCTTGTCTTCTCAAGCAAAAAGCACTATTGAGGATAGAGTATACGATGCTATCTGTATATTTATTGATGGTGGTTACTTACGTGATGGTACACTTTATAATGGATTGGGTATTGGTGAAGATTTTATCCCATTTCAATGTAGTGATTTTATTAAAACCCAGGTTCCTGAATTGAAAAATATTACTTTTACTTCTCCTGGGCAATCTGTATATGTTGATAATGAAGGCAGTTTTGGGGATAATGTTAAAGGTAAAAGTTATGCTGTTATTGATAGTGAAATTATCAATATTGATGATACTGAAATTGCTGATATTGGTAATATAACTGTGAAAGTTGAATAAAAATGTTTTTAAGGTTTTTTTGATATTATGGATGAAATAACTAAAAATAATTTACCTTATCGTGTAAGTTTGCATAATAATATTTATATGTATCATTATAATTATGAATCAGATAATGAGAGTATACTTATAAAATTAACTGCAAATAATCTAGAAAAACTTAAAGAGAAAGTATTAAATTTAAAACTTCCAATGGAGAATATTATACAATTTAATGATAAATACAAATATAATTACAATATGATTAATAATGATATAGTTAATGTGAGTTTTACTGCAGATACATTATATGAAATTAAAAATAAAATAAATGAATTTAAACTTGTATGGTATACTGTAGAAGAGTATAATTTTCTTGATAAAATTATGGAACTAGAATATCCTATATTATGGCAGTATTATCTAGATAAATTTCCTCGTTTTCTTAATAAATATGAAGATAGTAATTTTAGCAAAGTAAATCGTCCTATTTTTTATCAATTGTTCAGTTTTCGTAATGCTTGTTGGATACAATCTTTGAATAGAGATCTTAATCGTCCAATAAAAATTTGGAGAGAACAAAATAAAGGTTTTCTTTATACTTATCATGTGATTGTAAATCTTCCCTACATTAAAACAGTACAGTATACTAGATTGGATGAAAATGATAAT from Methanobrevibacter boviskoreani JH1 includes these protein-coding regions:
- a CDS encoding baseplate J/gp47 family protein, yielding MINQSKIEEIASLNFRGKTYNTAFMETMEMLFDEGIISNNEDFKDIVAGNKDIESELVMLMSVICEFLWDKDTGCVSLLRDNYESTILDKAQGIDLEIIADYFGIYRIPATYSAVDVTFEFGSPLPNTVIIPKDVRVATSNSADCIVYKTQEAVTIPAGATEYVINCVSMTPGYAGRVGAGEISVIIDSLNLGVNTTVYNMNASSGGVPRESDDELRTRIRNWAYNIPRTTSSAYSSYLRSLNGIKGARLIPKWNGNGTLKIVVAPGDDYLIRRIQEDVESDICSVDDDVTVVPAKNISVDISVVINTDIDLEIPLSSQAKSTIEDRVYDAICIFIDGGYLRDGTLYNGLGIGEDFIPFQCSDFIKTQVPELKNITFTSPGQSVYVDNEGSFGDNVKGKSYAVIDSEIINIDDTEIADIGNITVKVE